A part of Micromonospora chersina genomic DNA contains:
- a CDS encoding prenyltransferase/squalene oxidase repeat-containing protein: MSSELAALADAVDIDAAARDLISGLGERPWGQVGPSVYETARLVSLAPWLAGHAERVAFLLRSQRADGGWGPPDGYALVPTLSATEALLAVVRAGGSGAAPAAAAAGGLRALTGWLPAADLLVPDTPGVDVIVPSLVGAINDHLADTDATAAPALASWRGVRLDLPAGLTDERLVRVRHALAAGRELPAKLLHFLEALGPGARRAAGIRPVLPGTVGASPAATVAWLGGPPAAGDPAGAHLENVARGGPVPCPLPITVFEQAWVVSELTRAGVRFVAPAAILESLTAALGPVGTPTGPGLPADADTTAVALYALGTLGRPADPRGLWTYETADGFCTWPGEDGFSVTTNAHVLDAFGHHVRSTRAAPRYVATVERLTAVLREHQQPDGQWRDRWHASPYYATASCVRALQDHGRGTSAAGAVAKAVDWVLDTQRPDGSWGRWDGTVEETAYALHTLLAAHPDPRIDAAVRRGHAYLRSAVGRRPDPPLWYGKELYHPAAVVRAAVIAAFRLARHRQDRATAEGGAIMPIPPQRAGKP, encoded by the coding sequence GTGAGCAGCGAGTTGGCCGCTCTCGCCGACGCCGTCGACATCGACGCCGCGGCGCGCGACCTGATCAGCGGCCTGGGTGAGCGGCCGTGGGGTCAGGTCGGCCCCTCGGTGTACGAGACGGCGCGGCTCGTCTCGCTGGCTCCGTGGCTCGCGGGGCACGCCGAACGCGTCGCGTTCCTGCTGCGCAGCCAGCGTGCGGACGGCGGGTGGGGCCCGCCGGACGGCTACGCGCTGGTCCCCACCCTGAGCGCGACCGAGGCGCTGCTCGCCGTCGTCCGGGCGGGTGGCTCCGGGGCGGCACCGGCCGCGGCGGCCGCCGGCGGCCTCCGCGCGCTCACCGGCTGGCTGCCGGCGGCGGATCTGCTGGTGCCGGACACGCCGGGAGTGGACGTCATCGTGCCGTCGCTGGTCGGGGCGATCAACGACCACCTGGCGGACACGGACGCCACGGCAGCGCCCGCGCTCGCCTCCTGGCGGGGGGTACGGCTCGACCTGCCGGCGGGCCTGACCGACGAGCGTCTCGTGCGCGTACGGCACGCCCTGGCCGCCGGGCGGGAACTGCCGGCCAAGCTGCTGCACTTCCTCGAGGCGTTGGGCCCGGGCGCCCGCCGCGCGGCGGGCATCCGCCCGGTCCTCCCCGGCACGGTGGGCGCGTCACCCGCGGCGACGGTCGCCTGGCTCGGTGGTCCACCGGCGGCCGGCGACCCCGCTGGGGCCCACCTGGAGAACGTGGCGCGTGGCGGACCCGTGCCCTGCCCGCTTCCGATCACCGTCTTCGAGCAGGCGTGGGTGGTGAGCGAACTGACCCGCGCGGGCGTGCGGTTCGTGGCGCCGGCCGCGATCCTGGAGTCCCTGACCGCCGCGCTCGGCCCGGTCGGCACTCCCACCGGGCCCGGTCTTCCCGCCGACGCCGACACGACAGCGGTGGCCCTGTACGCGCTCGGGACGCTCGGCCGGCCGGCGGACCCGCGAGGGCTGTGGACGTACGAGACGGCCGACGGCTTCTGTACGTGGCCGGGGGAGGACGGCTTCTCGGTCACCACCAACGCGCACGTCCTGGACGCCTTCGGCCACCACGTGCGCAGCACCCGGGCCGCCCCGCGCTACGTGGCGACGGTGGAGCGGCTCACAGCCGTCCTGCGGGAGCACCAACAACCCGACGGGCAGTGGCGCGACCGGTGGCACGCCTCGCCGTACTACGCCACCGCGAGCTGCGTGCGGGCCCTGCAAGACCACGGTCGGGGGACGTCGGCGGCCGGGGCGGTGGCGAAGGCCGTCGACTGGGTCCTGGACACCCAGCGACCCGACGGATCGTGGGGACGGTGGGACGGCACCGTCGAGGAGACGGCGTACGCGCTGCACACCCTCCTGGCCGCGCACCCGGACCCGCGGATCGACGCGGCGGTCCGGCGCGGCCACGCGTACCTGCGGAGCGCGGTCGGTCGCCGCCCCGACCCGCCCCTCTGGTACGGCAAGGAGCTCTACCACCCGGCGGCGGTCGTCCGCGCCGCGGTGATCGCCGCGTTCCGTCTCGCGCGGCACCGGCAGGACCGGGCGACGGCGGAAGGTGGAGCGATCATGCCAATACCCCCGCAACGGGCCGGGAAGCCGTGA
- a CDS encoding sensor histidine kinase produces the protein MRSRTNVRTKVVAMLASLTALWAFAAWVTLRDGLNLLWANTLNSTVYEPSAPLLTALQQERRLTLAYLGGPGDSAEVRTALDTQRRETEQLAATFKESSQSWQAGFAGSDKLSQRLDTTYATLDGLRATRESVDARTTDRTSAGREFGNAIDAIFDIYAATASLDDKELAGYAAALIQLNRMSELISQEDALMSGVLASGRITEAERAEFTRLVGAQRFAGTDASGKLSSDDRGRYDRLLAGDAFTRLRAVEDQVVARADGSTRVPVAAGQWRGAVDGARSELRDVVDAGGDGIVSGATRVAVLVIIRLLLAAGLGTVAVVASIVLAVTTARALVRELERLRKAAHELADERLPGVVRRLGRGETVDVATEAPPLAFGSDEIGQVGDAFNRVQETAIRTAVEQAELRRNVREVFLSLARRTQALVHRQLTLLDAMERREHDAEELEDLFRVDHLATRMRRNAENLIVLSGSTPGRAWRRNVPMVDVVRGAVAEVEDYTRVTVRPLGPVSLTGRAVGDVIHLLAELIENGLSFSPPHTTVEVRGQMVANGFAIEIEDRGLGMGAEELAAANRRIVDRSELNLANAARLGLFVVSRLTERHGVKVQLKESAYGGTTAVVLIPLELVTQDGPDPSTSGGFPVGTGQPAPATPAPSPSEGAAVQPAGDRSAAPVALAEGTGAVEAVEDGADEPAPAPEGEPAEPRRTPSGLPARTRKRQPAPGEAAVGLTVDAAPADARPADDAAPARTDGGLPVRVRQASLAPELRHDTSTPDDDGEDDAVRPPEQVRRMMSSYQSGTRRGRTDAARLLGGAHEAGTPDTGDGQAT, from the coding sequence ATGCGTTCTCGCACCAATGTGCGTACCAAGGTCGTCGCGATGCTGGCGTCGCTGACCGCCCTGTGGGCGTTCGCGGCGTGGGTGACCCTCCGCGACGGTCTGAACCTCCTGTGGGCCAACACGCTGAACAGCACGGTCTACGAGCCGAGCGCCCCGCTGCTGACGGCGCTGCAGCAGGAGCGCCGACTGACCCTGGCCTACCTGGGCGGGCCGGGGGACAGTGCCGAGGTACGGACGGCGCTCGACACGCAACGCCGGGAGACCGAGCAGCTCGCGGCGACGTTCAAGGAGTCCTCGCAGAGCTGGCAGGCCGGGTTCGCCGGCAGCGACAAGTTGAGCCAACGACTCGACACGACCTACGCCACGTTGGACGGTCTCCGCGCCACCCGGGAATCGGTGGACGCTCGTACGACCGACCGGACCAGCGCCGGGCGCGAGTTCGGCAACGCGATCGACGCCATCTTCGACATCTACGCCGCCACGGCGAGTCTCGACGACAAGGAACTCGCCGGCTACGCGGCGGCGCTCATCCAGCTCAACCGGATGTCCGAGCTGATCTCCCAGGAGGACGCCCTGATGAGCGGCGTCCTCGCCAGCGGTCGCATCACCGAAGCCGAGCGGGCGGAGTTCACACGGCTGGTCGGCGCCCAGCGGTTCGCCGGGACGGACGCCTCGGGAAAGCTGTCGTCCGACGACCGTGGCCGCTACGACCGGCTGCTCGCCGGCGACGCCTTCACCCGCCTCCGGGCCGTCGAGGACCAGGTGGTCGCCCGCGCCGACGGTTCCACAAGGGTTCCGGTGGCCGCGGGGCAGTGGCGCGGCGCGGTGGACGGCGCCCGGTCGGAACTGCGGGACGTGGTCGACGCCGGTGGCGACGGGATCGTCAGCGGTGCCACCAGGGTGGCCGTCCTGGTCATCATCCGGCTGCTCCTGGCGGCGGGCCTGGGCACCGTGGCGGTTGTCGCGTCGATCGTCCTGGCGGTCACCACCGCCCGCGCGTTGGTGCGTGAGCTGGAGCGGCTGCGGAAGGCGGCCCACGAGCTCGCCGACGAGCGACTGCCCGGCGTGGTGCGGCGTCTCGGCCGTGGCGAGACCGTCGACGTCGCGACCGAGGCGCCACCGCTGGCCTTCGGCAGCGACGAGATCGGACAGGTCGGTGACGCCTTCAACCGCGTCCAGGAGACCGCCATCCGCACTGCCGTCGAGCAGGCCGAGCTGCGGCGCAACGTCCGCGAGGTCTTCCTCAGCCTGGCCCGGCGCACCCAGGCGCTGGTGCACCGCCAGCTCACCCTGCTCGACGCCATGGAACGCCGGGAGCACGACGCCGAGGAGCTGGAGGACCTGTTCCGCGTCGACCACCTGGCCACCCGGATGCGGCGCAACGCGGAGAACCTGATCGTCCTGTCCGGCTCGACGCCGGGCCGGGCCTGGCGGCGCAACGTGCCGATGGTCGACGTGGTGCGCGGCGCGGTCGCGGAGGTCGAGGACTACACCCGGGTGACCGTGCGGCCGCTCGGCCCGGTCTCGCTGACCGGCCGGGCCGTCGGCGACGTCATCCACCTGCTGGCCGAGCTGATCGAGAACGGCCTCTCCTTCTCGCCGCCGCACACCACTGTCGAGGTCCGCGGCCAGATGGTGGCCAACGGCTTCGCCATCGAGATCGAGGACCGCGGTCTCGGCATGGGCGCCGAGGAGTTGGCCGCCGCGAACCGGCGCATCGTGGACCGGTCCGAGCTGAACCTGGCCAACGCCGCCCGGCTCGGCCTCTTCGTGGTCAGCCGGCTCACCGAGCGGCACGGCGTGAAGGTCCAGCTCAAGGAATCGGCGTACGGCGGGACGACGGCGGTGGTGCTGATCCCGCTGGAACTGGTCACCCAGGACGGGCCGGACCCGAGCACCTCCGGCGGCTTCCCGGTCGGCACCGGGCAGCCCGCCCCGGCCACGCCCGCCCCCTCCCCATCGGAGGGCGCGGCGGTCCAGCCCGCCGGTGACCGGTCGGCCGCCCCGGTGGCGCTGGCCGAAGGCACCGGCGCGGTGGAGGCCGTCGAGGACGGCGCGGACGAGCCCGCCCCGGCGCCGGAGGGCGAACCGGCCGAGCCCCGGCGCACCCCGTCGGGGCTGCCCGCGCGTACCCGGAAGAGGCAGCCGGCGCCGGGGGAGGCCGCCGTGGGGCTGACGGTCGACGCCGCGCCCGCCGACGCGCGGCCGGCCGACGACGCGGCGCCGGCGCGGACCGACGGCGGTCTGCCGGTCCGGGTCCGTCAGGCGAGCCTGGCACCGGAACTGCGGCACGACACGTCCACTCCGGACGACGACGGGGAGGACGACGCGGTGCGCCCGCCGGAGCAGGTGCGCCGCATGATGAGCTCCTACCAGAGCGGCACCCGACGCGGCCGGACCGACGCGGCCCGGCTGCTCGGCGGGGCGCACGAGGCCGGCACGCCGGACACCGGCGACGGTCAGGCGACCTAG
- a CDS encoding roadblock/LC7 domain-containing protein: MAQKTASSADLTWLLDDLVGRVKQAEHAVALSTDGLLMASSRGLSRDDGEHLAAMAAGIQSLARGAGKRFGGGQVQQTIIEMQSSFLFVTAAGRNACLAVLASEDADVGLIAYEMAMLVTRVGRFVASPTREQPLGENPAR; the protein is encoded by the coding sequence GTGGCGCAGAAGACGGCTTCGAGCGCGGACCTGACGTGGTTGCTGGACGACCTGGTCGGCCGGGTCAAGCAGGCGGAACACGCCGTGGCGCTCTCCACCGACGGACTGCTGATGGCCTCGTCGCGCGGGTTGAGCCGGGACGACGGCGAGCACCTGGCGGCGATGGCGGCGGGCATCCAGAGCCTGGCGCGGGGCGCCGGTAAGCGGTTCGGCGGTGGTCAGGTGCAGCAGACCATCATCGAGATGCAGTCGTCGTTCCTGTTCGTGACCGCGGCCGGCCGCAACGCCTGCCTGGCCGTGCTGGCGTCCGAGGACGCCGACGTCGGCCTGATCGCCTACGAGATGGCCATGCTGGTCACCCGGGTCGGCCGGTTCGTCGCCTCACCGACACGGGAACAGCCCCTCGGCGAGAATCCGGCGCGATGA
- a CDS encoding DUF742 domain-containing protein, with protein MSGPGESAEHEWVDDHAGPVVRPYAVTGGRARPVTGTFDLISLVTATRAEVGSESGLGPEHVAIVGLCQRIQSVAEIAAHLDLPVGTVRVLLGDLAARSLVQVREPRATPAGLPDDSVFEAVINGLRAL; from the coding sequence ATGAGTGGCCCGGGGGAGTCCGCGGAGCACGAGTGGGTGGACGACCACGCCGGTCCGGTGGTGCGCCCCTACGCGGTGACCGGCGGCCGGGCCCGCCCGGTGACCGGCACGTTCGACCTGATCTCCCTGGTCACGGCGACCCGGGCCGAGGTGGGGTCGGAGTCCGGGCTCGGCCCGGAGCACGTGGCGATCGTCGGCCTCTGCCAGCGGATCCAGTCCGTGGCCGAGATCGCCGCCCATCTCGACCTGCCGGTGGGCACCGTACGGGTCCTCCTGGGTGACCTGGCGGCCCGCAGCCTGGTGCAGGTCCGTGAGCCGCGCGCTACCCCCGCCGGCCTTCCCGACGACAGTGTTTTCGAGGCGGTTATCAATGGACTACGGGCGCTCTGA
- a CDS encoding GTP-binding protein, whose translation MDYGRSERPAGAAPLPTAIKILIAGGFGVGKTTLVGAVSETKPLRTEEVLTETGIGIDDLSGVEEKTTTTVAMDFGRITLSDDLVLYLFGTPGQDRFWFVWDELALGAIGAVVLADTRRLADCFPSIDYFEGRGTPFVVAVNCFEGAKQYRLDEVQGALDLDPEVPVVLCDARKRESVKEVLITLLEYAMKLREERRRAVTD comes from the coding sequence ATGGACTACGGGCGCTCTGAGCGGCCGGCGGGAGCGGCGCCGCTGCCCACCGCGATCAAGATCCTGATCGCCGGCGGTTTCGGCGTCGGCAAGACCACCCTGGTCGGCGCGGTCAGCGAGACCAAACCGCTGCGGACGGAGGAGGTGCTGACCGAGACCGGGATCGGCATCGACGACCTGTCCGGGGTGGAGGAGAAGACGACCACCACCGTGGCCATGGACTTCGGCCGGATCACCCTCAGCGACGACCTCGTGCTCTACCTGTTCGGCACCCCCGGGCAGGACCGGTTCTGGTTCGTCTGGGACGAGTTGGCGCTGGGCGCGATCGGGGCGGTGGTGCTGGCCGACACGCGGCGGCTGGCCGACTGCTTCCCCTCGATCGACTACTTCGAGGGGCGGGGCACGCCCTTCGTGGTGGCGGTGAACTGCTTCGAGGGCGCCAAGCAGTACCGGCTGGACGAGGTGCAGGGAGCGCTCGACCTGGACCCGGAGGTGCCGGTGGTGCTCTGTGACGCGCGGAAGCGGGAGTCGGTCAAGGAAGTGCTGATCACGCTGCTGGAGTACGCCATGAAGCTGCGCGAGGAGCGCCGGCGCGCCGTCACCGACTGA